ATCTTCAGGAAATGCTCGCCATCCTTGAGCAGGGCTGTGATTTTCTGTTCAGCGGACTCTGCGCGAAAAATCCGTTCCACCTCTCGGCAATGCCCGCAGCCATACCAGAAGAACAGCACAGCATCACTGGTGGGCCGCTCGACGGAGGCTCGCGCTGAAACAGAAGGGCGCTCGTATGCCAGGTAGCCGACTACCAACAACTGCAGGGCAAAGGTGATCGCAATGCACTGCCACATTTTGCGGATGGTCATGGTAAGCCTCAAACCAATATATGGCTAAAAGATAACGCCAAATTACGGTCATGGCAAGTTGCCGGGCGCCCCTGTTCGGCGCGCAAGCGCGGCTGCTGTTACGAGCGGAAGCGAGTGCCTTTCGGCGCGCAAGCGCGGCTGCCGTTGCGAGCGGCAGCGAGTGCTGTTCGGCGCGCAAGCGCGGCTGCTGTTGAGGGAAGGGTGGACAAAAGCACGGTCGGAACGACCAGGGGAAATAGCCAGGGCAAGAGGCAGGTCGAAGACCGAGCCTGGGCGCTTTAAAAAAGCACGACAGCCGGCTGCGCCGGAGAAGGCGACCCCATCATGGTGTGGTGACTTCGAAAGAAAAACACCACATCTTGTGGTTTTTTCATTTTTTTTGAATAAAGCGATAGGTATTTGAAGCCAAAATCAAAAGCAGCGGTCGCTGGCGCTCCCGAATAAAAGCGATTCCCTCCTTGCCCTCCAGCCTCCGGCTAGGGGCACAACCCGGTTGTTTCCTCAAGATCCAGGCCAAAACACAGCAAAAGCGTATTTCCTTGAGACCGTATTTTTTCAGGAAAAATGAGGTGGCTGGGACACCGCTGCTTTTTCTTAGGTCTCAAATATATAAGCTCCGTCTCGCAAAAAAAAATGACAGAGTGGAAATCGAAAAAAAATTTAAATGCGGACGAACGGTCGTTTTTATTGACATTTTGGCAACGCTGTTTTAGATTATTGAGGAGATGAGACCCAGGCTGGAACCCGCAGATTTACTGGCTCTCCCGTTTTGGGAAGGTGTATGGAAGTCGCTTATCGAGACAAAAAGCTCGCGCAGAGCTTGACCTCGTTAAAATCATCAGGCTTGGCGCATGAGACGCCGAAATTGTCGTGGGTGATCTCGGCAGACAACGCTAAAATTCCTGACCTCCAGGCCGCTCCGCGTGCGATGGACGAGGTATTCTGCATACCCCTGGGGGGCAAGCTGAGCCAGTTCGACATTGCGCTGCTGCCCAATGGCCTCATGTCACTGCGTGAATACCAGGCAGACACGATGACCTGGAAGGTGCTGTTCTACCAGACCAATCCTGGGTACATCGTGGATCTCGCCCGTGATCTTGATGTAGGATCGTCCTGTGTCCATCTCCAGGAGAAGAGTCGTGCCCAAGTTGCAGGCCAGTGAACTCACCGCCCCGGCCAACCTCGATTTGCTTCATCGTTTTGCCCTGCGTATCCATTCATTGTCGTCGGCCATGGGCCTGGATGCGATGGACGAACAGCTGCTCTGGGAATTCCTGGCGAAAGTCGGGCCTGAGCGGATTGAATCTGATTGCGCGCCGATCGCACGGTTCTTGAAAAAGGCTGGCGAGGGAGAAGCACTGCACGTCAAAGCCATGTACTACACGTTGAAGATGGATGAACGTTTTGACCGACGACCCTGGTGGAAAAAAACCACCCAACCACTGTTCAAGAAGGGGCAGGTGACGATTGACCAGGTGGTTGCGATCGAGCGTCCCGAGAGCCAAGCCTATTTCGACCAGATCATCGAGAACATCAAGGCGGAGTGTTTTTCTGAATGGTACCCTCACCTGAAGTCCATCCCGCGTGAAAACGGCGTGGATTGGAACCCGCCTGAGACCTCGGATATCGCCGTGCATGCCATTTGCTCGGTCAGCGTGCTGGTGCCGGCTAACTTGAGCAACTTGCAGGATCGACTAACATGCGGCGGCACCATTCTGCCAATCCGATAACGGGTATTGGATATATTGGTTCGGCGAGCCTAGAATAGACCTATGAACAACATTCCGTGGCGGCTATCCCTGGCCGCCACAGTCGTCTTCAAGAGGAAACTACTATGCTTGACTGGAACGAAACCGAAGAACCTGCTGCCGGCTCGCAGCCTGCTGCAGCCGCCCAGGGTGGTCTGTCCCACGCAGCACGCGCTGAGCTGGCGGCACTGGACATCGGTGTCGGCAAGGCCGAACTCGAACAATCGGCGGCCAGCCGCGTGCAGGTGAGCCAGAAGGCCATGATCAATGCCCGCGCTGACGTCAACCAACTGGTACCGTTCAAATACGACTGGGCCTGGCAGAAGTACTTGGATGGTTGTGCCAACCACTGGATGCCCCAGGAAGTGAACATGACCGCTGACATCGCCCTGTGGAAGAGCCCGCAAGGCCTGTCGATCGACGAGCGGCATATCGTCATGCGCAACCTGGGCTATTTCTCGACGGCAGACAGCCTGGTGGCGAACAACCTGGTGCTGGCCGTGTACCGCCTGATCACCAACCCCGAGTGCAGGCAGTACATCCTGCGTCAGGCGTTCGAGGAAGCCATCCACACCCATGCCTACCAGTACTGCGTCGAGTCCCTGGGCCTGGATGGCGGCGAAGTGTTCAATATGTACCGCGAGGTTGAATCGGTGGCCAAGAAGGCCGCCTGGAGCATCAAGCACACCGATGCGATCATCGACCCGACCTTCACCACGGGTACCCCGGAGACGGATGCCATCCTCCTGGAAAACCTCATCGCCTACTACTGCGTGACCGAAGGGATCTTCTTCTACTGCGGTTTCACCCAGATCCTCTCGATGGGCCGTCGCAACAAGATGGTGGGCGTGTCCGAGCAATTCCAGTACATCCTGCGCGACGAATCGATGCACCTGAACTTCGGCATTGACGTGATCAACCAGATCAAGCTGGAGAACCCGCACCTGTGGACGCCTGAAATGCAGCGCAAGGCGACGCTCATGATCATCCAGGGCGTGATGTTGGAGACCGAATACGCTCGCGACACGATGCCACGTGGCGTCCTGGGCATGAATGCCGAGATCATGGAGGAGTACCTCAAGTTCATCGGCAACCGCCGCCTGGCCCAGATCGGCCTGCCGGAAGAATGGCCTGGTGCGACCAACCCGTTCCCGTGGATGAGCGAGATCATGGACTTGAAGAAGGAGAAGAACTTCTTCGAGACCCGCGTGATCGAGTACCAAACCGGTGGCGCGCTGAGCTGGGATTGATGCCCAGCAGCAGGAATAGAGAAGGGCCCTACGGGGCCCTTTCTTATGCCATTGATTCCTGAATCAAGGCTTCAAAAGCTGGCGAGGTGAGAAACCCTGCTTGAAGGAAGCTCTCTCGAATGGCGTCCAGGGTCAGGTCTTCCTCGATGGCAAAAACAGCCTCCATGTCTTCACGGCAGCGTAACCCTTTGGGGTAGAAGGCCTTGACCGTGTGCTCAAGGTGCACGGAATCCATGTAACCATGTTCATCGAAGTAGTCCTTGTACACCATGTTAACCATGGCGCTGGCAGCAGCCATGCCCTCGTCGTCGTAGGGCTGAACCGAAAAATAGAAATCGGATGCCGCAAAGGTTTTTGGCTGCCTGACATAGAAGTCACGTTCGTTGGTGATGACCTCCTCATAATCTTCGTTGACCCAGACGGTACCCACGGTGGGGTGCGCAAACCGGCGAATTTCGCACTCCATCACGTTGTTGAACTTGGCCTCGCGCTTCCACTCCTTTGCTTGGGTGGCAGGGTAGCGGGCGACCAACAGGGCTTTGCAGTCTGCTGTACTCATGCGGCGTGTCCTGGGAGAATGCGATAGAGTTTAATTAACGGCTTATTGACAAATTGTCAATGCCTGGTGATCCTAAGCTTCATTTTGACCAATATTTGCTTAAGGGGATTTCCATGGCAGAGACCGTCGCCGTTCGGGCCAAACACCTCAAGGCACTCCTGGAGCAGGCCGGGGATGAAGATGTGCTGCTCTTTCGCATTTTCTCGGAAGATGGGGATGATGCGCCGAGGTTCTGCAGTGATGTAGCAGATGCTTCCACCCTGCAAGGGGTGCGCAAGTTCGCCCTGCAAACGAGTGCGGGAGACTGCAATGTGTTCCGGGTGGATCTTGTCCTGGATCTGAACCTGGTCGACTAAAGCCGTTGGGGGCAGCTCGTAGCCGGCAACCATGAAAAAGGGCCCCGCCGGGGCCCTTGGTGTTAGGGGTTCGGCCCTGGATCGGGAATGTGCTCGGGGACGTGCGCCTTCTGCAGGGAGAGCATGTGATCCAGGGCGAACTGAACGTAGTCAGCGCCTGGCGGGGTCATCATTTTCAATGCCCGGATCGCATTGGGCGAGAGGAACTTCTCCATTTCGGCCATGAACGTCTTGCAGGCGTCCGGTGAGCGCAGGCGATCGATGGAGGTGGCCAGCTTCTCGGCGAAATGCTGCGCGTCATAGTCCTTGAGCTTCTGGCTGACCAGGGCTAGGTCTGCCGGCGTGTTTCGATCGGCCAGGAACTTGAGATCCCAGAGGTCGCGGCCCTTGAGGTACCTGCGGTTGGCAATGGCCACCAGCTTGTCGGCCATGATCTCACGCTCGGACTCGACCCTGAGCATGATCGCCGAGTGGGTATCATTGAGGAACGAGTAGCGCGGCTTGATGAGCTTGGCATTGACGTCGTGTGCCGGCACATTGCAGAACTCGACCTTGATCATCTGTTTGCGAGCAAAGCCTGGGAT
The Pseudomonas sp. Leaf58 genome window above contains:
- a CDS encoding ribonucleotide-diphosphate reductase subunit beta codes for the protein MLDWNETEEPAAGSQPAAAAQGGLSHAARAELAALDIGVGKAELEQSAASRVQVSQKAMINARADVNQLVPFKYDWAWQKYLDGCANHWMPQEVNMTADIALWKSPQGLSIDERHIVMRNLGYFSTADSLVANNLVLAVYRLITNPECRQYILRQAFEEAIHTHAYQYCVESLGLDGGEVFNMYREVESVAKKAAWSIKHTDAIIDPTFTTGTPETDAILLENLIAYYCVTEGIFFYCGFTQILSMGRRNKMVGVSEQFQYILRDESMHLNFGIDVINQIKLENPHLWTPEMQRKATLMIIQGVMLETEYARDTMPRGVLGMNAEIMEEYLKFIGNRRLAQIGLPEEWPGATNPFPWMSEIMDLKKEKNFFETRVIEYQTGGALSWD
- a CDS encoding nucleotidyl transferase AbiEii/AbiGii toxin family protein; translated protein: MKLAFTQLLEQAQNQSKDGAPLDVVAKELLHYDILRAISDSDLARDVTFQGGSALRLFYDGQRYSEDLDFVIGAGDNQGFVVDGMMKLLKQQMVDRYGLEVEIKEPSNNEFNGVDVRTWQCKIAIPGFARKQMIKVEFCNVPAHDVNAKLIKPRYSFLNDTHSAIMLRVESEREIMADKLVAIANRRYLKGRDLWDLKFLADRNTPADLALVSQKLKDYDAQHFAEKLATSIDRLRSPDACKTFMAEMEKFLSPNAIRALKMMTPPGADYVQFALDHMLSLQKAHVPEHIPDPGPNP